One window from the genome of Alkalihalobacillus sp. LMS6 encodes:
- a CDS encoding VOC family protein, which produces MIIGLHHVQITIPTGEEKRAFAFYHTFLGLKQIDKPASLAGRGGFWLTLGDVDVHVGTEKDVDRLQTKAHLAYQVEDLQDWRRKLTQTGIEILEGIPIPGFDRFEFRDPFGNRVELIQAK; this is translated from the coding sequence ATGATCATCGGTTTGCATCATGTACAAATAACCATTCCAACGGGAGAAGAGAAAAGGGCATTCGCATTCTATCATACCTTTTTAGGATTAAAACAAATTGATAAACCTGCAAGCCTGGCTGGTAGAGGAGGGTTTTGGCTAACGCTTGGAGATGTTGATGTTCATGTAGGAACAGAAAAGGACGTTGATCGTTTGCAAACAAAAGCACACCTTGCCTATCAAGTAGAGGATCTGCAAGATTGGAGACGAAAACTCACTCAAACAGGAATTGAAATTTTAGAAGGCATACCGATTCCGGGATTTGATCGGTTTGAATTCCGTGATCCTTTTGGGAATCGAGTCGAGTTAATTCAAGCTAAGTAA
- the proB gene encoding glutamate 5-kinase → MQGTIVIKIGSSSLTTATGQLDEQQLNSHVEAMVFLMKQGYRIVLVTSGAVAAGFSSLGFKRKPKGIAQKQASAAVGQSLLMQAYMDAFKQHDYIAAQLLITRADFADQQRFSNISQTIGELVKRGAIPIINENDSTSIEELTFGDNDRLSALVSGIVHADMLCLFTDVNGVYDQNPFSYPNAKKYHYLSEVPETLLEAMDQTTSDVGTGGMFSKLSAAKTAIELGANVFIGTGEGEEKFADVLVGKGDGTYLGSFAKNAMSMTKQYILYHSSPRGTIFIDDGAANALLKQHRSLLPAGIVDVNGSFNIGEIVDVRRENNEVIGKGKVNFTNEELDLLKGKNSAEVIKATSRSKKAVIHRNFWVAM, encoded by the coding sequence ATGCAGGGAACAATTGTCATAAAAATTGGAAGCAGTAGCTTAACAACTGCTACGGGACAATTAGATGAACAACAGCTTAACAGTCATGTTGAGGCAATGGTATTTTTAATGAAACAAGGGTACCGCATTGTGCTTGTGACATCAGGCGCAGTAGCAGCAGGGTTCTCAAGCTTAGGATTTAAACGAAAGCCAAAAGGGATTGCGCAAAAACAAGCCTCAGCAGCAGTTGGACAAAGCTTACTCATGCAAGCATATATGGATGCCTTTAAACAGCATGACTATATTGCAGCACAGCTGTTAATCACACGAGCTGATTTTGCTGATCAACAACGATTTTCTAATATCTCTCAAACGATTGGAGAATTAGTCAAACGAGGAGCGATCCCCATTATTAATGAGAATGACTCGACATCAATAGAAGAGTTAACCTTTGGGGACAACGATCGTTTATCTGCTCTTGTTAGTGGGATTGTGCATGCGGATATGCTTTGCTTGTTTACTGATGTAAATGGCGTTTATGATCAGAATCCATTTTCCTATCCGAACGCAAAAAAATATCATTATCTCTCAGAAGTACCTGAAACCCTTTTAGAAGCGATGGATCAAACCACATCTGATGTTGGTACAGGTGGAATGTTCTCGAAACTGTCAGCAGCAAAAACAGCCATCGAACTTGGAGCAAACGTTTTTATTGGAACCGGAGAAGGGGAAGAGAAGTTTGCCGATGTGTTAGTAGGCAAAGGAGATGGCACGTATCTTGGCTCTTTTGCGAAAAATGCAATGTCGATGACCAAACAATACATTTTATATCATAGTAGCCCGAGGGGAACGATTTTTATTGATGATGGCGCGGCAAATGCATTGTTAAAGCAGCACCGCAGTTTACTTCCTGCAGGAATTGTTGATGTGAACGGCTCATTTAACATCGGTGAAATTGTTGATGTGCGTAGAGAGAATAACGAGGTTATCGGAAAAGGCAAAGTGAATTTTACAAACGAAGAGCTTGATTTATTAAAAGGCAAAAATAGTGCTGAAGTAATAAAAGCAACAAGTCGGTCGAAAAAAGCTGTCATTCATCGTAATTTTTGGGTGGCAATGTAA
- a CDS encoding prolyl oligopeptidase family serine peptidase — MYLSIEEMVAMPEFKKLSVSEDGQMLAYEKKSTDWKRDSFVSQVWIVKSKGAIMFPLTIGPITSSQPVWSKDSLKIAFLSVVQKNGKNTEQVFVHHFDTNKTIQVTDEDVSIENMKWRFDDDGLYILKKNKAESIIEARKTSGEGFEKVDKEFTYKELYYVALVEKEKPLKLFKEPIHIIDFDVSPVSNHLVCNAAKTPHMNDAMNQQIFITTVEQQEPIPLPLSDLQYGHVLFSPDGKSICYRVFQGERSRFANTSLEIFNLETKKRKIVSTGIDEWVTPIRWTEQGILFTWQDRTAFRLGFVCEEGEVNRYDRAKDEVISLATTNQEGSSLAYCLQRKDNATTLYWNEQIIDSKEPYYYKKQRSEKEIVTWTNEVGMAIEGVLSKPTSFNPNKKYPLLIVIHGGPQSASIPVPYEKRIEPVEAFIEKGFLVLEPNYRGSSGYGESFRKANYCSLGTGDLEDVLAGIAFLEGRGIVDSNRIGIIGWSQGGFIAAFAALACDRFKVACVGAGISNWESYFFNTDIPSFGEAYFGGSPFEKLTSYQIASPITYLNTNKTIAPILIQHGSNDQRVPIANAHELYYGLKFKQADVEFIRYNGMGHIPTKPKQFKAVLTQQYQWIVKHL, encoded by the coding sequence ATGTATTTATCTATTGAAGAAATGGTTGCGATGCCAGAGTTTAAAAAGTTGTCTGTAAGTGAAGATGGGCAGATGCTCGCCTATGAGAAAAAATCAACTGATTGGAAAAGAGATTCATTTGTAAGTCAGGTATGGATTGTAAAGAGTAAAGGGGCGATAATGTTTCCTTTAACCATTGGGCCGATAACAAGTAGCCAGCCAGTGTGGTCAAAAGATTCGCTTAAAATCGCTTTTTTAAGTGTTGTTCAGAAAAATGGAAAGAACACAGAGCAAGTATTTGTTCATCATTTTGATACGAACAAAACCATTCAAGTGACAGATGAGGATGTCTCCATTGAGAATATGAAATGGCGTTTTGATGATGACGGATTATATATTCTTAAAAAAAATAAAGCAGAAAGTATCATTGAAGCAAGGAAAACTTCTGGAGAAGGCTTTGAGAAAGTAGATAAAGAATTTACATACAAGGAACTTTATTATGTGGCGCTAGTTGAAAAGGAAAAACCTCTAAAACTTTTTAAAGAACCTATTCACATAATTGATTTTGATGTGAGTCCAGTTAGTAACCACCTTGTATGTAATGCTGCAAAAACACCTCATATGAATGATGCAATGAATCAACAAATTTTTATAACGACAGTTGAACAACAAGAGCCAATCCCGCTTCCGCTTTCTGATCTTCAATACGGGCATGTGTTGTTTTCACCAGATGGAAAATCAATTTGCTATCGCGTTTTTCAAGGGGAGCGATCTCGATTTGCAAATACATCATTGGAAATCTTTAATCTTGAGACGAAAAAAAGGAAAATAGTCAGCACTGGAATTGATGAGTGGGTCACACCAATTCGTTGGACAGAACAAGGTATTTTGTTTACATGGCAAGACCGGACGGCTTTTCGCTTAGGTTTTGTTTGCGAGGAAGGTGAAGTAAATAGATATGACAGAGCTAAAGATGAAGTGATCTCACTGGCAACGACTAATCAAGAGGGAAGCAGTCTTGCATATTGTTTACAAAGAAAAGATAACGCAACCACTCTCTATTGGAATGAACAAATTATAGATTCTAAAGAACCTTATTATTATAAGAAGCAAAGAAGTGAAAAAGAGATTGTAACATGGACCAATGAGGTAGGAATGGCAATTGAAGGGGTTTTATCGAAACCGACATCATTTAATCCAAATAAGAAATACCCTCTTTTGATTGTCATACACGGTGGACCGCAAAGTGCATCAATTCCAGTACCTTATGAGAAAAGAATTGAGCCTGTTGAAGCATTTATAGAAAAAGGATTTCTTGTACTTGAACCGAATTATCGAGGTAGTTCAGGATATGGAGAGTCTTTTCGTAAAGCCAACTATTGTAGTTTAGGGACAGGTGACCTGGAGGATGTGTTAGCGGGAATCGCTTTTCTAGAGGGGAGGGGCATTGTTGATTCTAATCGTATTGGCATTATTGGATGGAGTCAAGGCGGATTTATTGCAGCGTTTGCAGCCTTAGCATGTGATCGATTTAAGGTTGCATGTGTTGGTGCAGGCATTAGTAATTGGGAGTCTTATTTCTTTAATACGGATATTCCCTCTTTTGGAGAGGCATATTTTGGCGGATCTCCGTTTGAAAAATTGACTTCTTATCAAATTGCTTCACCAATAACGTATCTAAATACGAACAAAACAATTGCCCCAATTCTTATTCAACATGGTAGCAACGACCAGCGTGTTCCAATTGCCAACGCTCATGAACTTTATTATGGTCTGAAATTTAAACAAGCTGACGTTGAATTTATTCGCTATAATGGCATGGGTCACATACCTACAAAACCAAAACAGTTTAAAGCCGTTTTAACGCAACAGTATCAATGGATTGTCAAACACTTGTAA
- the lepB gene encoding signal peptidase I yields the protein MAENSVKSEAWGWVKAIAIALIIAFVVRTFIVTSFEVRGESMVPTAEDGERFIVNRLAYQFGDPDRFDLIVFHATEEDSYIKRIIGLPGDTIRFEEDQLFINDEQVDEPFLDEIQAAYSGQQYTNDFEYDEVVPEDHVFVVGDNRPNSHDSRVFGAVHEDEIIGKVGLRFWPLSEFGFME from the coding sequence TTGGCTGAAAATAGTGTGAAATCAGAGGCTTGGGGATGGGTAAAGGCCATTGCAATTGCATTAATTATCGCATTTGTAGTACGGACGTTTATTGTTACAAGCTTTGAAGTTCGTGGTGAGTCCATGGTACCAACTGCCGAAGACGGCGAACGATTCATTGTGAATCGACTAGCGTATCAATTTGGTGATCCTGATCGTTTTGATTTAATTGTGTTCCATGCAACGGAAGAAGATAGCTATATTAAACGAATCATTGGGTTACCTGGGGATACGATTCGTTTTGAAGAGGATCAACTTTTTATTAACGACGAGCAGGTGGATGAGCCGTTCTTAGACGAAATCCAAGCAGCTTACAGTGGACAACAATATACAAATGACTTTGAATATGATGAGGTTGTTCCAGAAGATCACGTGTTTGTAGTAGGCGACAATCGCCCAAATAGTCATGATAGTCGTGTTTTTGGTGCAGTTCATGAAGACGAAATCATTGGTAAAGTAGGCTTGCGTTTTTGGCCGCTATCGGAATTCGGTTTTATGGAATAA
- a CDS encoding PrkA family serine protein kinase, which translates to MNILNKIEQYRDNEERLRWEGTFAEYLDLIKEKPWVAQTAHSRVYNMIKDAGVEEKDGKKEYSFFKDSIYGLEESLEKLVEEYFHSAAKRLDVRKRILLLMGPVSGGKSTLVTLLKRGLEDYSRTENGAVYAIKGCPMNEDPLHLIPLHLREDFQNEFGIKIEGNLSPLNMMRLEQEYGGRIEDVVVERVFFSEDKRTGIGTFSPSDPKSQDIADLTGSIDFSTIAEYGSESDPRAYRFDGELNKANRGMMEFQEMLKCDEKFLWHLLSLTQEGNFKAGRFALISADELILAHTNESEYKSFISNKKNEALHSRIIVMKIPYNLKVSEEERIYKKMIADSDLSHVHIAPHALKVASIFTILTRLKASHKAGIDLVKKMKLYDGESVEGFNQQDVKELQSEFNDEGMSGIDPRYVINRISSAIIRKQLTSISALDVLRSIKEGLDQHASISKEDKERYTDYITIARKEYDLIAKEEVQKAFVYSYEESAKTLMDNYLDNVEAFCNKNKLRDPLTGDEMSPDEKLMRSIEEQIGISENAKKAFREEILIRISAYARKGKRFEYNSHERLREAIQKKLFADLKDIVKITTSVKTPDESQLKKMNDVIARLIDEHGYNSVSANELLRYVGSLLNR; encoded by the coding sequence TTGAATATCTTAAACAAAATTGAACAGTACCGTGACAATGAGGAACGCTTACGCTGGGAAGGAACGTTTGCTGAATACTTAGACCTAATCAAAGAAAAGCCGTGGGTTGCACAGACCGCTCACTCTCGTGTGTACAATATGATAAAAGACGCTGGCGTGGAAGAGAAAGATGGAAAAAAAGAATACTCATTTTTTAAAGACTCCATTTATGGACTAGAAGAATCGTTAGAAAAGTTAGTAGAAGAATACTTTCATTCTGCTGCGAAACGATTGGATGTACGAAAGCGAATTTTATTACTTATGGGTCCTGTGAGTGGAGGGAAATCTACCCTCGTTACGCTCTTAAAAAGAGGATTGGAAGACTATTCCCGAACAGAAAATGGTGCTGTATATGCGATAAAAGGGTGCCCGATGAATGAAGATCCGCTCCACCTTATTCCGCTCCATCTACGAGAAGACTTTCAAAACGAATTCGGCATTAAAATTGAAGGGAATCTGTCTCCTTTAAATATGATGCGTTTGGAACAAGAATATGGCGGTCGGATTGAAGATGTCGTTGTTGAACGTGTTTTCTTTTCTGAAGATAAACGAACGGGCATTGGAACGTTTTCGCCATCTGATCCAAAATCCCAAGACATTGCCGATTTAACAGGTAGTATTGACTTTTCGACGATTGCGGAATACGGATCTGAATCCGATCCTCGGGCCTATCGATTTGATGGCGAACTAAATAAAGCAAACCGTGGTATGATGGAGTTTCAAGAAATGCTTAAATGTGATGAAAAGTTTCTATGGCATCTACTATCCTTGACGCAAGAGGGGAACTTTAAAGCAGGAAGATTTGCGCTCATTTCAGCCGATGAACTCATATTGGCCCACACGAACGAATCAGAGTACAAATCGTTTATTTCGAATAAGAAAAATGAGGCGCTCCATTCCCGAATCATTGTCATGAAAATTCCATATAACTTAAAAGTGTCTGAAGAAGAAAGAATATACAAAAAAATGATTGCTGATAGTGATCTTTCACATGTCCATATTGCGCCGCATGCACTCAAAGTTGCGTCTATTTTTACGATTTTGACTCGTTTAAAAGCGTCGCATAAAGCGGGGATTGACCTCGTTAAAAAGATGAAGCTTTATGACGGAGAATCAGTAGAAGGATTTAATCAACAAGATGTAAAAGAACTACAGTCGGAATTTAATGACGAGGGCATGAGCGGGATTGATCCGAGGTATGTTATCAACCGCATCTCTTCAGCGATTATTCGGAAACAGCTAACGTCCATTTCAGCACTAGACGTCTTGCGTTCAATCAAAGAAGGATTGGATCAACATGCGTCCATTTCAAAAGAAGACAAAGAACGATATACCGATTATATTACCATTGCACGTAAAGAGTATGATCTCATTGCCAAAGAAGAAGTTCAAAAAGCGTTTGTGTATTCGTATGAAGAATCGGCGAAAACGCTGATGGACAATTATTTAGATAATGTAGAAGCGTTTTGCAATAAAAATAAGTTAAGAGATCCGCTTACTGGTGATGAAATGTCACCTGACGAAAAATTAATGCGCTCGATTGAAGAACAAATTGGCATTTCTGAAAATGCGAAAAAAGCATTTCGAGAGGAAATTTTAATTCGCATCTCTGCTTATGCGCGTAAAGGAAAACGTTTTGAATATAATTCTCATGAACGCCTTCGTGAAGCGATTCAGAAAAAGCTATTTGCGGATTTAAAAGATATTGTAAAAATAACAACATCCGTGAAAACACCAGACGAATCTCAGTTGAAAAAGATGAATGATGTAATCGCGCGACTGATTGATGAACATGGCTATAACTCGGTTTCGGCAAACGAATTATTAAGGTATGTCGGCTCTCTTTTAAACCGATAA
- a CDS encoding glutamate-5-semialdehyde dehydrogenase: MEKVEQIAKKAKKAAPSIAFATITARNEALTKMADALLDEKRFLLTENQKDIDEAEQKGTPKPLIDRLLLTEERIADMAEGMRQLVQLPDPINQTLETIERPNGLIMEKRVVPFGVFGMIYEARPNVTVDACALAIKTGNAVVLRGSASAMNSNKAIVTVLKQALTESTINTACIQLINDPSREEANRFMKLKGDIDVLIPRGGASLIQTVVNEATIPVIETGVGNCHVYLSKHADLELATSIIVNAKTQRPSVCNASETLLIDQAFADRHLQKIAETLIEEGVTLKGDEKARAIFPHMLQADEQDWRTEYLNLTLAIRCVANLEEAIDHINEYGTKHSEAIVTEKDSERDYFFQAVDAAVVYHNASTRFTDGFEFGFGAEIGISTQKLHARGPMGLQALTTYKYIVKGTGQIK; the protein is encoded by the coding sequence ATGGAAAAGGTCGAACAAATCGCTAAAAAAGCAAAGAAAGCAGCGCCAAGTATTGCCTTTGCGACGATAACTGCACGAAATGAAGCGTTAACCAAAATGGCTGACGCACTGCTAGATGAAAAACGCTTTTTGCTTACGGAAAATCAAAAAGATATTGACGAGGCGGAACAAAAGGGAACACCAAAACCATTAATTGATCGATTGTTATTAACAGAAGAGCGAATTGCAGACATGGCGGAAGGGATGCGACAGCTTGTTCAATTACCAGATCCAATTAATCAAACCCTTGAAACGATTGAACGTCCAAACGGATTAATTATGGAAAAACGAGTTGTTCCATTTGGTGTTTTTGGCATGATCTATGAGGCACGCCCAAATGTAACGGTTGATGCTTGCGCCCTTGCTATCAAAACTGGAAATGCAGTTGTGCTGCGAGGCAGTGCCAGTGCAATGAACTCAAATAAAGCCATTGTCACTGTATTAAAACAAGCGTTGACGGAAAGCACGATTAATACGGCTTGTATTCAGCTGATTAACGACCCATCACGAGAAGAAGCGAACCGTTTTATGAAATTAAAAGGCGATATTGATGTTTTGATTCCAAGAGGTGGCGCATCGCTCATCCAAACAGTGGTGAACGAAGCCACGATACCCGTCATTGAAACTGGCGTAGGAAATTGTCATGTATATTTATCGAAGCACGCAGATTTGGAGCTAGCTACATCGATTATCGTCAATGCGAAAACCCAACGACCTTCTGTTTGCAACGCAAGCGAAACGTTGCTAATTGATCAAGCGTTTGCGGACCGTCACTTGCAAAAGATTGCGGAAACCTTAATAGAAGAAGGCGTCACGTTAAAAGGTGACGAAAAAGCCCGAGCGATTTTTCCACATATGTTACAAGCGGATGAACAAGACTGGCGCACTGAGTATTTAAATTTAACCCTCGCCATTCGATGTGTCGCGAATTTGGAAGAAGCGATTGACCACATTAATGAGTATGGAACAAAACATTCAGAAGCCATTGTCACGGAAAAGGATTCAGAAAGAGATTACTTCTTCCAGGCTGTCGATGCTGCAGTCGTTTATCATAATGCTTCTACGCGATTTACAGATGGGTTCGAATTTGGTTTTGGCGCAGAAATTGGCATTAGTACGCAAAAATTGCATGCAAGAGGACCGATGGGGTTACAAGCCCTTACGACCTACAAATATATCGTTAAAGGTACTGGGCAAATCAAGTGA
- the yhbH gene encoding sporulation protein YhbH, which translates to MEKNDKHQYIVSEENWSLHRKGFQDQRRHQEKVQDAIKKNLPDLVSEENIVLSNGKDVIRIPIRSLDEYKIRYNYDKNKHVGQGKGDSKVGDVVARDPNGDKQAGAGKGQGAGDQAGEDYNEAEVSIAELEEMMFAEMELPHLQKKEEQEIVIENIEFNDIRKKGLMGNVDKRRTILAAIKRNSLAGKAGIMPIYNEDLRFKTWNETIKPESKAVVIAMMDTSGSMGRFEKYVARSFFFWMTRFLRTKYEKVEIEFIAHHTEAKVVNEEDFFSKGESGGTICSSAYRKALELIDEKYNPSAYNIYPFHFSDGDNLTSDNARCLKLVKQLMDRSNLFGYGEINQYSRNSTLMGAYKNVNDPRFMHYILKEKGDVYHALKHFFQKEDQQVNA; encoded by the coding sequence ATGGAAAAAAACGATAAGCACCAGTACATTGTCTCTGAGGAAAACTGGTCCCTCCATCGCAAAGGATTTCAGGACCAACGTCGTCACCAAGAAAAAGTTCAAGATGCCATAAAGAAAAATTTACCTGACCTAGTCAGTGAGGAAAATATTGTTCTTTCAAACGGGAAAGACGTAATTCGCATTCCAATCCGTTCCCTTGATGAATATAAGATCCGCTATAATTATGATAAGAATAAACATGTTGGCCAAGGAAAAGGCGATAGTAAAGTTGGCGATGTTGTTGCTCGTGATCCAAATGGTGATAAACAAGCCGGAGCTGGTAAAGGTCAAGGCGCTGGAGATCAAGCAGGGGAAGACTACAATGAAGCAGAAGTTTCCATTGCTGAACTAGAAGAAATGATGTTTGCAGAGATGGAATTGCCACATCTTCAGAAAAAAGAAGAGCAAGAAATCGTTATTGAAAATATCGAGTTTAACGATATACGTAAAAAAGGCCTGATGGGTAATGTAGATAAAAGGCGAACGATCCTTGCAGCAATCAAGCGGAACTCACTCGCTGGAAAAGCAGGAATCATGCCAATTTATAATGAAGATCTTCGTTTTAAGACTTGGAATGAAACGATTAAACCTGAATCCAAAGCGGTTGTAATTGCAATGATGGACACAAGCGGTTCCATGGGACGGTTTGAAAAATATGTTGCCCGTAGCTTCTTTTTTTGGATGACTCGTTTTTTAAGAACGAAATACGAAAAAGTAGAGATTGAATTTATTGCCCATCATACAGAAGCAAAAGTAGTAAACGAAGAAGACTTCTTCTCAAAAGGTGAAAGCGGGGGGACGATATGTTCTTCTGCCTATCGGAAAGCTCTTGAACTCATTGATGAAAAATACAATCCATCCGCTTACAACATTTATCCGTTTCACTTCTCAGATGGCGATAATTTAACGTCGGATAATGCACGTTGTTTAAAATTGGTCAAACAGCTGATGGACCGCTCCAATTTATTTGGCTATGGCGAAATCAATCAATACTCTCGTAACTCGACATTAATGGGCGCTTACAAAAATGTAAACGATCCACGGTTCATGCACTACATTCTTAAAGAAAAAGGGGACGTTTATCATGCCCTTAAGCATTTCTTTCAAAAAGAGGATCAGCAAGTAAACGCATAA
- a CDS encoding transglycosylase domain-containing protein, translating to MKTFFGWFFIGLFALSSVFLFRSTSAEVGSVQTIGQVVGTHIDDEILYLSSNSSIVASNGQIVAEMASEGGVNRNYLPYEHMPEFALQSFVATEDRRFFQHPGFDASGIARAVITNVSSGEIDQGASTITQQMVRNIFLDHSQTYERKVSEILYAHELEQRYSKEEILELYLNSIYFGNHAYGIEAASQLYFSENAEQLSLAQIAFLTAIPNNPTIYDPFNAIDNTNKRKEWVLLKMKEEQFISDEEYEEAKAETIELRRSNLRNLYPDYTDYVEKELVALIQAVDGLGEEEAKDRRADLLKQGIKIETALEPDRQTTLKESFYHELPSDVEGAGMVIRNDDQSIVAMSHGRDYEKGNFMLALDSYRSHGSAFKPLIDFAPYFEETHDSIDKVVNGNPRENCTEQEKTNRSLGCISNYNDVKPGYVTLREAFKHSYNIPAQYLLDSIGIQTGISYLEPFQFKQLNAEERDISIALGTVDVSVYEMVQAYQTFAHDGAFTPAKAIKGVYDEHNDIIYEWPTQEPQQIWSNETNDKLRTLMSEVVQSGTGRDITLATNGYVGGKTGTSNEYRDLTFSGLTDAYTASVWVGRDRGHVEDLSPNRPAMKIWEAAVR from the coding sequence ATGAAAACTTTTTTTGGCTGGTTTTTTATTGGATTGTTTGCTCTAAGTAGTGTATTTCTTTTCCGCTCCACTTCTGCAGAGGTAGGCAGCGTCCAAACGATTGGTCAAGTTGTTGGCACACATATTGATGATGAGATTCTTTATCTTTCTTCAAATAGCTCCATCGTTGCAAGCAACGGACAAATTGTCGCAGAAATGGCTTCAGAAGGCGGTGTTAACCGAAACTATTTACCTTATGAACACATGCCTGAGTTTGCACTTCAATCTTTTGTAGCGACAGAAGATCGACGCTTTTTTCAGCATCCGGGATTTGATGCGTCTGGTATTGCTCGTGCAGTTATTACCAATGTAAGCAGTGGTGAAATTGATCAAGGGGCTAGCACGATTACCCAGCAAATGGTTCGCAATATTTTCTTAGATCATTCGCAAACGTACGAACGAAAAGTAAGTGAAATCCTCTATGCCCATGAACTTGAGCAACGCTATTCAAAAGAAGAAATATTAGAATTATATTTGAATTCTATTTATTTCGGTAACCACGCTTACGGCATTGAAGCTGCAAGTCAACTATACTTCAGCGAAAACGCTGAACAACTTTCTTTAGCACAAATAGCTTTCTTAACGGCGATTCCTAATAATCCGACGATCTATGACCCTTTTAACGCGATTGATAATACGAACAAGCGAAAAGAATGGGTTTTGCTTAAAATGAAAGAGGAACAATTTATTAGCGATGAGGAGTATGAGGAAGCAAAAGCGGAGACAATCGAACTTCGACGTTCAAATCTACGAAACTTGTATCCCGATTATACCGATTATGTTGAGAAAGAACTTGTCGCTTTAATTCAAGCTGTAGATGGCTTAGGCGAAGAGGAAGCGAAAGACCGACGAGCTGACTTGCTTAAACAAGGCATAAAAATTGAAACAGCACTTGAACCTGATCGACAAACTACATTAAAAGAGAGTTTCTATCATGAACTTCCGTCTGATGTAGAAGGTGCTGGTATGGTTATTCGAAACGATGATCAGTCGATCGTCGCCATGAGCCACGGTCGTGATTATGAAAAAGGCAATTTTATGCTTGCGCTAGATTCCTATCGCTCACACGGTTCCGCATTCAAACCTTTAATCGACTTTGCTCCCTACTTTGAAGAAACGCATGATTCCATTGATAAAGTCGTCAACGGAAACCCTAGAGAAAATTGTACGGAACAAGAAAAAACAAACCGCTCGTTAGGCTGTATTTCAAATTACAATGATGTAAAGCCAGGCTACGTCACGTTACGAGAAGCATTTAAACATTCCTACAACATCCCTGCACAATACTTATTAGATTCAATTGGGATTCAAACAGGTATAAGTTATCTTGAACCGTTTCAATTTAAACAATTAAATGCAGAAGAACGAGACATTTCGATTGCGCTAGGAACTGTTGATGTGTCTGTATATGAAATGGTCCAAGCATACCAAACCTTTGCTCACGACGGCGCATTCACTCCTGCAAAGGCGATAAAAGGGGTGTATGACGAGCATAATGACATCATCTATGAATGGCCAACGCAAGAGCCACAACAAATTTGGAGCAATGAAACAAATGATAAGCTTCGCACGTTAATGAGCGAAGTGGTGCAGTCTGGAACAGGCCGAGATATCACGCTTGCAACGAATGGCTATGTGGGTGGGAAGACAGGAACATCCAATGAGTATCGAGATTTAACTTTCTCGGGGCTCACAGATGCTTATACAGCTTCTGTTTGGGTTGGTAGAGATCGTGGTCATGTAGAGGATTTGTCGCCAAATCGACCAGCAATGAAGATATGGGAAGCAGCAGTTCGGTAA